A window of Corallococcus macrosporus DSM 14697 contains these coding sequences:
- a CDS encoding methyl-accepting chemotaxis protein yields MAGFRFCSALLLMFVMTSAAHAAEAGPPVNVLDGWRFRWGDSPVGADGTPLWAKETGDSKDWKPTAALTAPEGRGDQKFLWLSIPIPDGGWTDPALYLGEVTHAMEVYADGRHIYTSGKIRPDSYEIGENLSWHLVTLPRELQGKRVLLRIQSSNPNIGVAQAAQVGSRYDLLVYVTRQGQAAFVICCLLMAVALGSGGAFLLHWRRRMLAGLAVSAASGGAILLGLSGMPTALWGSSSAATLGTTVGIFLLVAGLMEFVSDALLDNRRGWFQKAAMVFSPLCGLFALATLLDLGIGQRILVPFLPMAMVVLLVVLSVALTQAWLGNPDARLFVGGFAGLVLSIVLTILPVIGLVGWSLGNVTHWGYVALTLSLLGIVTRRSIMVVRTLEAHTHQLEARAQEVRNLAERMGNGAGELATVVQQLRSSSDEQTEGVSRQAVALQEAEQTVKEIRRSSQMTAEKASALAASAESAEQVGREGTAALERTLADLAAIRTEVSDMARRIFALDERTREVSGIVDSVKDLADQSNMLAINAAIEAARSGESGRGFGVVAREMRGLADQSIQATHRIREVLDGVSNSMREAARSSEKGDERVRLSLDAVRTSSAQFQQLADIIGDTSSSVRQITAAVSAQDAGTHQMAQAIQELSGQMQRTLKTVQETQEATRSVQSLAESMSGMASQTLKAEGLSVPSTQAQAR; encoded by the coding sequence ATGGCTGGCTTCCGCTTCTGCTCCGCCCTCTTGCTGATGTTTGTGATGACCTCCGCGGCCCACGCCGCCGAGGCCGGTCCCCCCGTGAATGTGCTCGACGGGTGGCGCTTCCGCTGGGGTGATTCCCCCGTGGGCGCGGATGGGACGCCCCTGTGGGCGAAGGAGACGGGGGATTCGAAGGACTGGAAACCCACGGCCGCGCTCACCGCGCCGGAGGGCCGTGGCGACCAGAAGTTCCTCTGGCTCAGCATCCCCATCCCCGATGGCGGCTGGACGGACCCCGCGCTGTACCTGGGCGAGGTCACCCACGCCATGGAGGTGTACGCGGACGGCAGGCACATCTACACGAGCGGGAAGATCCGCCCGGACAGCTACGAGATTGGTGAGAACCTCTCCTGGCACCTGGTGACGCTGCCGCGGGAGCTGCAGGGCAAGCGGGTGCTGCTGCGCATCCAGTCCAGCAATCCGAACATCGGCGTGGCCCAGGCCGCGCAGGTGGGCTCGCGCTATGACCTGCTCGTCTACGTGACGCGGCAGGGCCAGGCGGCCTTCGTCATCTGCTGCCTGCTGATGGCGGTGGCGCTCGGCTCCGGTGGCGCGTTCCTGCTGCACTGGCGGCGCCGGATGCTGGCGGGCCTGGCGGTCTCCGCGGCCAGCGGTGGAGCCATCCTCCTGGGCCTGAGCGGCATGCCCACGGCGCTGTGGGGCTCCTCCTCCGCCGCGACCCTGGGCACCACGGTGGGCATCTTCCTGCTCGTCGCCGGCCTGATGGAGTTCGTCTCGGACGCGCTGCTCGACAACCGGCGCGGCTGGTTCCAGAAGGCGGCCATGGTGTTCTCGCCCCTGTGCGGCCTCTTCGCCCTGGCGACGCTGCTGGACCTGGGCATTGGCCAGCGCATCCTGGTGCCCTTCCTGCCCATGGCCATGGTGGTGCTGCTGGTGGTGCTGTCAGTGGCCCTCACCCAGGCGTGGCTGGGCAACCCGGACGCGCGCCTCTTCGTGGGCGGCTTCGCCGGCCTGGTGCTCTCCATCGTCCTCACCATCCTCCCCGTCATCGGCCTGGTGGGCTGGTCGCTGGGCAACGTCACGCACTGGGGCTACGTCGCGCTGACGCTGTCGCTGCTGGGCATCGTCACCCGCCGCTCCATCATGGTGGTGCGCACGCTGGAGGCGCACACGCACCAACTGGAGGCGCGCGCGCAGGAGGTCCGCAACCTGGCCGAGCGCATGGGCAACGGCGCCGGCGAGCTGGCCACGGTGGTGCAGCAGCTCCGCTCGTCCAGCGACGAGCAGACCGAGGGCGTCAGCCGTCAGGCCGTGGCGCTCCAGGAGGCGGAGCAGACGGTGAAGGAGATCCGCCGCAGCTCGCAGATGACGGCGGAGAAGGCCAGCGCGCTGGCGGCCTCGGCGGAGAGCGCCGAACAGGTGGGCCGCGAGGGCACGGCCGCCCTGGAGCGCACGCTGGCGGACCTGGCGGCCATCCGCACCGAGGTCTCCGACATGGCCCGCCGCATCTTCGCGCTCGACGAGCGCACGCGCGAGGTCTCCGGCATCGTGGACTCAGTGAAGGACCTGGCGGACCAGTCCAACATGCTGGCCATCAACGCCGCCATCGAGGCGGCCCGCAGCGGCGAGAGTGGCCGCGGCTTCGGCGTGGTGGCCCGGGAGATGCGCGGCCTGGCGGACCAGTCCATCCAGGCCACCCACCGCATCCGCGAGGTGCTCGACGGCGTCAGCAACAGCATGCGCGAGGCCGCCCGCTCCAGCGAGAAGGGCGATGAGCGCGTGCGGCTGAGCCTGGACGCCGTGCGGACCTCCAGCGCGCAGTTCCAGCAGCTCGCCGACATCATCGGCGACACCAGCTCCAGCGTGCGGCAGATCACCGCCGCCGTCAGCGCGCAGGACGCGGGCACCCACCAGATGGCGCAGGCCATCCAGGAGCTGTCCGGGCAGATGCAGCGCACGCTCAAGACGGTGCAGGAGACGCAGGAAGCCACCCGCTCCGTGCAGTCGCTCGCGGAGAGCATGTCCGGCATGGCCAGCCAGACGCTCAAGGCGGAGGGCCTCTCCGTGCCGTCCACGCAGGCCCAGGCGCGCTGA
- a CDS encoding 2-oxo acid dehydrogenase subunit E2, with protein sequence MAHLELIPKRDLSSFRKLAIGSWKTAYDPTVYGTLTVRMDKAMAYIEAFRQRTGVRLTVTHLVAKAMGEALRRCPDANAILRFNRIYLRQRVTLSTLVVQTDGGKVDLTSARIEDADKKNLRDIANDLEEAVRRVRERRDVALEKGKGTIQKIPYLFLNTFTWLLSFFMYTLNLDMSRFGMPKDAFGSAIITNVGSLGLDTAYVPLAPYTRVPIFVAPGAVKEVPVVEDGKVVPGKVMNINATFDHRFIDGFHAGVLANTLREMLENPFENFDALPETDAAPVSAVG encoded by the coding sequence ATGGCGCACCTGGAGTTGATCCCCAAGCGGGACCTGTCGAGCTTTCGCAAGCTTGCGATTGGAAGTTGGAAGACGGCGTATGACCCCACCGTCTACGGCACGCTGACCGTCCGCATGGACAAGGCGATGGCGTACATCGAGGCGTTCCGTCAGCGCACGGGCGTGCGGCTCACGGTGACGCACCTGGTGGCCAAGGCGATGGGCGAGGCGCTGCGCCGCTGCCCGGACGCCAACGCCATCCTCCGCTTCAACCGCATCTACCTGCGTCAGCGGGTGACGCTGTCCACGCTCGTGGTCCAGACGGATGGCGGCAAGGTGGACCTCACGTCGGCGCGCATCGAGGACGCGGACAAGAAGAACCTGAGGGACATCGCCAACGACCTGGAGGAGGCGGTGCGCCGCGTGCGCGAGCGCCGCGACGTGGCCCTGGAGAAGGGCAAGGGGACCATCCAGAAGATTCCCTACCTCTTCCTCAACACCTTCACCTGGCTGCTGTCCTTCTTCATGTACACGCTGAACCTGGACATGAGCCGGTTCGGCATGCCGAAGGACGCCTTCGGGTCCGCCATCATCACCAACGTGGGCTCGCTGGGGCTGGACACGGCCTACGTCCCGCTGGCGCCGTACACGCGCGTGCCCATCTTCGTCGCGCCCGGCGCGGTGAAGGAGGTCCCCGTGGTGGAGGACGGCAAGGTGGTGCCGGGCAAGGTGATGAACATCAACGCCACGTTCGACCACCGCTTCATCGACGGGTTCCACGCGGGCGTGCTCGCCAACACCCTGCGGGAGATGCTGGAGAACCCGTTCGAGAACTTCGACGCGCTCCCGGAGACGGACGCGGCGCCTGTCTCCGCCGTGGGGTAG